In Camelus dromedarius isolate mCamDro1 chromosome 24, mCamDro1.pat, whole genome shotgun sequence, one genomic interval encodes:
- the CARD11 gene encoding caspase recruitment domain-containing protein 11 isoform X1, producing MYNPRGLSHRVTSKNSCNFSEACFRDVQENHRRPWPSRLHIQKETGSGKDQPQPEGVEVRAQEQEGSCCLLSTDHMPGGAPEMDDYTETLKDEEDALWENVECNRHMLSRYINPAKLTPYLRQCKVIDEQDEDEVLNAPMLPSKINRAGRLLDILHTKGQRGYVVFLESLEFYYPELYKLVTGKEPTRRFSTIVVEEGHEGLTHFLMNEVIKLQQQMKAKDMQRCELLAKSRQLEDEKKQLTLMRVELLTFQERYYKMKEERDSYNDELVKVKDDNYNLAMRYAQLSEEKNMAVMRSRDLQLEIDQLKHRLNKMEEECKLERNQSLKLKNDIENRPKKEQVLELERENEMLKTKIQELQSIIQAGKRSLPDSDKAILDILEHDRKEALEDRQELVNKIYNLQEEARQAEELRDKYLEEKEDLELKCSTLGKDCEMYKHRMNTVMLQLEEVERERDQAFHSRDEAQTQYSQCLIEKDKYRKQIRELEEKNDEMRIEMVRREACIVNLESKLRRLSRDSGSLDQSLPRNLPVTIISQNFGDSSPRTNGQEADDSSTSEESPEDSRYFLPYHPPKRRMNLKGIQLQRAKSPISLKRASDFQGRGHEEDGMDVSPSSSRSLPVTNSFSKMQPHRSRSSIMSITAEPPGNDSIVRRYKEDAPHRSTVEEDNDSGGFDALDLDDDSHERCSFGPPSIHSSSSSHQSESLDAYDLEQVNLMFRKFSLERPFRPSVTSVGHVRGPGPSVQHTTLSGDSLISQLTLLGGNASGTFVHSVKPGSLAEKAGLHEGHQLLLLEGCIRGERQSIPLDTCTKEEAHWTIQRCSGPVTLHYKVNQEGYQKLLKDMEEGLITSGDSFYIRLNLNISSQLDACSMSLKCDDVVHVRDTMYQDRPEWLCARVDPFSDHDLDVGTIPSYSRAQQLLLVKLQRLMHRGSREEADTAHHTLRTLRNTLQPEDPLPTTDPRVSPRLSRASFLFGQLLQFVSRSENKYKRMNSHERVRIVSGGPLGSLARSSLDTSKLLTEKQEELDPESELGRNLSLIPYSLVRAFYCERRRPVLFTPTMLAKALVQKLLNSGGAMEFTMCKPDVVTKDEFLRKQKTETIIFSREKNPNAFECVVPAHIKAVADKNKHCLLEAGISCTRDLIKSQIYPIVLFIRVSEKNIKKFRKMLTRPETEEEFLRLCRLKERELEALPCLYATVEVDMWGNVEELLRVLKDKICEEQRKTVWVDEDQL from the exons GAGACTGGCTCAGGGAAGGACCAGCCCCAGCCAGAAGGAGTAGAAGTCAGAGCTCAGGAGCAGGAGGGCAGCTGCTGTCTGCTGAGCACCGACCACATGCCAG GAGGAGCGCCAGAGATGGACGACTACACGGAGACgctgaaggatgaggaggacGCCTTGTGGGAGAATGTGGAGTGTAACCGCCACATGCTGAGTCGCTACATCAACCCAGCCAAGCTCACCCCCTACCTGCGCCAGTGCAAGGTCATCGATGAGCAAGATGAAGATGAAGTGCTTAACGCTCCCATGCTGCCGTCCAAGATCAACCGGGCAG GCCGACTCTTGGACATCCTGCACACCAAGGGGCAAAGGGGCTATGTGGTCTTCCTGGAGAGCCTGGAGTTTTACTACCCAGAACTGTACAAGCTGGTGACCGGGAAGGAGCCCACTCGGAGGTTCTCCACCATTGTGG TGGAGGAGGGCCACGAGGGCCTCACGCACTTCCTGATGAACGAGGTCATCAAGCTGCAGCAGCAGATGAAGGCCAAGGACATGCAGCGGTGCGAGCTGCTGGCCAAGTCGCGGCAGCTGGAGGACGAGAAGAAGCAGCTGACGCTGATGCGGGTGGAGCTGCTGACCTTCCAGGAGCGGTACTACAAGATGAAGGAGGAGCGGGACAGCTACAACGACGAGCTggtcaaggtgaaggacgacaacTACAACCTGGCCATGCGCTACGCCCAGCTCAGCGAGGAGAAAAACATGGCGGTCATGCGGAGCCGGGACCTCCAGCTCGAG ATCGACCAGCTCAAGCATCGGTTGAATAAGATGGAGGAGGAATGCAAGCTTGAGAGGAATCAGTCGCTGAAACTGAAGAATGACATCGAGAATCGGCCCAAGAAGGAGCAGGTTCTGGAACTGGAGCGGGAGAACGAGATGCTGAAGACCAAAATCCAGGAGCTGCAGTCCATCatccag GCTGGGAAGCGCAGCCTGCCGGACTCTGACAAGGCCATCCTGGACATCCTGGAGCATGACCGCAAGGAGGCCCTGGAGGACCGACAGGAGCTGGTCAACAAGATCTACAACCTGCAGGAGGAGGCCCGCCAGGCGGAGGAGCTGCGAGATAAG TacctggaggagaaggaggaccTGGAGCTGAAGTGCTCGACCCTCGGGAAGGACTGCGAGATGTACAAGCACCGCATGAACACGGTCATGCTGCAACTGGAGGAGGTGGAGCGGGAGCGCGACCAG GCCTTCCATTCCCGGGACGAAGCCCAGACCCAGTACTCGCAGTGCCTGATCGAGAAGGACAAGTACAGGAAGCAGATCCGCGAGCTGGAGGAGAAGAACGACGAGATGAGGATTGAGATGGTCCGGCGGGAGGCCTGCATCGTGAACCTGGAAAGCAAGCTGCGGCGCCTCTCCAGGGACAGCGGCAGCCTGGACCAg AGTCTGCCCAGGAACCTACCAGTGAccatcatctctcagaactttggggacagcagccccaggaccaACGGTCAGGAGGCTGACGATTCTTCAACCTCAGAGGAGTCACCGGAGGACAGCCGATACTTCCTGCCCTACCACCCCCCCAAGCGCAGAATGAACCTGAAAGGCATCCAG CTGCAGAGAGCCAAATCCCCCATCAGCCTGAAGCGAGCATCAGATTTTCAAG GGAGGGGACATGAAGAGGACGGCATGGACGTCAGCCCCAGTTCCTCCAGGTCCCTGCCTGTCACCAACTCCTTCTCCAAGATG CAGCCGCACAGGAGCCGTTCCAGTATCATGTCAATCACCGCCGAGCCCCCAGGGAACGACTCCATCGTCAGACGCTATAAGGAAGATGCGCCGCATCGGAG CACAGTTGAAGAAGACAACGACAGCGGTGGGTTCGACGCCTTAGACCTTGACG ATGACAGTCATGAGCGGTGCTCCTTCGGACCCCCCTCCatccactcctcctcctcctctcaccagTCCGAGAGCCTGGACGCCTATGACCTGGAGCAGGTCAACCTCATGTTTAGAAAGTTCTCTCTGGAAAG ACCCTTCCGGCCGTCGGTCACGTCCGTGGGGCACGTGCGGGGCCCGGGGCCCTCGGTGCAGCACACCACGCTGAGCGGTGACAGCCTCATCTCCCAGCTCACCCTGCTCGGGGGCAACGCGAGCGGCACCTTCGTCCACTCTGTCAAGCCGGGCTCCCTGGCCGAGAAGGCCGGCCTCCACGAGGGCCACCAGCTGCTGCTG CTAGAAGGCTGCATCAGAGGCGAGAGGCAGAGCATCCCCTTGGATACGTGCACGAAGGAGGAGGCGCACTGGACCATCCAGAGATGCAGTGGCCCCGTCACCCTGCACTACAAGGTCAACCAGGAAG GGTACCAGAAGCTGCTGAAGGACATGGAGGAGGGCCTGATCACGTCGGGGGACTCCTTCTACATCCGGCTGAACCTGAACATCTCCAGCCAGCTGGACGCCTGCTCCATGTCCCTGAAGTGTGATGACGTCGTGCACGTCCGTGACACCATGTACCAGGACCGGCCCGAGTGGCTGTGCGCACGGGTCGACCCCTTCTCGGACCACGACCTGGACGTGGGCACCATCCCCAGCTACAGCCG agcccagcagctCCTCCTGGTCAAACTGCAGCGCCTGATGCACAGGGGCAGCCGGGAGGAGGCAGACACGGCCCACCACACCCTGAGGACCCTCCGG AACACCCTGCAGCCAGAAGACCCGCTTCCCACCACGGACCCCAGAGTCAGTCCCCGCCTGTCGCGAGCAAGCTTCCTTTTCGGCCAGCTCCTGCAG TTCGTCAGCAGGTCTGAGAACAAGTACAAGCGGATGAACAGCCACGAGCGCGTGCGCATCGTCTCGGGGGGCCCGCTGGGGAGCCTGGCCCGGTCCTCACTGGACACCTCCAAGCTCCTGACCGAGAAGCAGGAAG AGCTGGACCCGGAGAGCGAGCTCGGCAGGAACCTCAGCCTGATCCCCTACAGCCTGGTGCGCGCCTTCTACTGCGAGCGCCGCCGGCCCGTCCTCTTCACGCCCACCATGCTGGCCAAGGCACTGGTCCAGAAGCTGCTCAACTCGGGGGGCGCGATGGAGTTCACCATGTGCAAGCCAG ATGTCGTCACGAAAGACGAGTTCCTCAGAAAGCAGAAGACAGAGACCATCATCTTCTCCCGGGAGAAGAACCCCAACGCCTTTGAGTGCGTCGTCCCTGCCCACATCAAGGCCGTGGCGGACAAG AACAAGCACTGTCTGCTGGAAGCCGGGATCAGCTGCACCAGAGACCTGATCAAGTCCCAGATCTACCCCATCGTGCTCTTCATCCGGGTGTCAGAGAAGAACATCAAGAAGTTCAG
- the CARD11 gene encoding caspase recruitment domain-containing protein 11 isoform X2 translates to MYNPRGLSHRVTSKNSCNFSEACFRDVQENHRRPWPSRLHIQKETGSGKDQPQPEGVEVRAQEQEGSCCLLSTDHMPGGAPEMDDYTETLKDEEDALWENVECNRHMLSRYINPAKLTPYLRQCKVIDEQDEDEVLNAPMLPSKINRAGRLLDILHTKGQRGYVVFLESLEFYYPELYKLVTGKEPTRRFSTIVVEEGHEGLTHFLMNEVIKLQQQMKAKDMQRCELLAKSRQLEDEKKQLTLMRVELLTFQERYYKMKEERDSYNDELVKVKDDNYNLAMRYAQLSEEKNMAVMRSRDLQLEIDQLKHRLNKMEEECKLERNQSLKLKNDIENRPKKEQVLELERENEMLKTKIQELQSIIQAGKRSLPDSDKAILDILEHDRKEALEDRQELVNKIYNLQEEARQAEELRDKYLEEKEDLELKCSTLGKDCEMYKHRMNTVMLQLEEVERERDQAFHSRDEAQTQYSQCLIEKDKYRKQIRELEEKNDEMRIEMVRREACIVNLESKLRRLSRDSGSLDQSLPRNLPVTIISQNFGDSSPRTNGQEADDSSTSEESPEDSRYFLPYHPPKRRMNLKGIQLQRAKSPISLKRASDFQGRGHEEDGMDVSPSSSRSLPVTNSFSKMPHRSRSSIMSITAEPPGNDSIVRRYKEDAPHRSTVEEDNDSGGFDALDLDDDSHERCSFGPPSIHSSSSSHQSESLDAYDLEQVNLMFRKFSLERPFRPSVTSVGHVRGPGPSVQHTTLSGDSLISQLTLLGGNASGTFVHSVKPGSLAEKAGLHEGHQLLLLEGCIRGERQSIPLDTCTKEEAHWTIQRCSGPVTLHYKVNQEGYQKLLKDMEEGLITSGDSFYIRLNLNISSQLDACSMSLKCDDVVHVRDTMYQDRPEWLCARVDPFSDHDLDVGTIPSYSRAQQLLLVKLQRLMHRGSREEADTAHHTLRTLRNTLQPEDPLPTTDPRVSPRLSRASFLFGQLLQFVSRSENKYKRMNSHERVRIVSGGPLGSLARSSLDTSKLLTEKQEELDPESELGRNLSLIPYSLVRAFYCERRRPVLFTPTMLAKALVQKLLNSGGAMEFTMCKPDVVTKDEFLRKQKTETIIFSREKNPNAFECVVPAHIKAVADKNKHCLLEAGISCTRDLIKSQIYPIVLFIRVSEKNIKKFRKMLTRPETEEEFLRLCRLKERELEALPCLYATVEVDMWGNVEELLRVLKDKICEEQRKTVWVDEDQL, encoded by the exons GAGACTGGCTCAGGGAAGGACCAGCCCCAGCCAGAAGGAGTAGAAGTCAGAGCTCAGGAGCAGGAGGGCAGCTGCTGTCTGCTGAGCACCGACCACATGCCAG GAGGAGCGCCAGAGATGGACGACTACACGGAGACgctgaaggatgaggaggacGCCTTGTGGGAGAATGTGGAGTGTAACCGCCACATGCTGAGTCGCTACATCAACCCAGCCAAGCTCACCCCCTACCTGCGCCAGTGCAAGGTCATCGATGAGCAAGATGAAGATGAAGTGCTTAACGCTCCCATGCTGCCGTCCAAGATCAACCGGGCAG GCCGACTCTTGGACATCCTGCACACCAAGGGGCAAAGGGGCTATGTGGTCTTCCTGGAGAGCCTGGAGTTTTACTACCCAGAACTGTACAAGCTGGTGACCGGGAAGGAGCCCACTCGGAGGTTCTCCACCATTGTGG TGGAGGAGGGCCACGAGGGCCTCACGCACTTCCTGATGAACGAGGTCATCAAGCTGCAGCAGCAGATGAAGGCCAAGGACATGCAGCGGTGCGAGCTGCTGGCCAAGTCGCGGCAGCTGGAGGACGAGAAGAAGCAGCTGACGCTGATGCGGGTGGAGCTGCTGACCTTCCAGGAGCGGTACTACAAGATGAAGGAGGAGCGGGACAGCTACAACGACGAGCTggtcaaggtgaaggacgacaacTACAACCTGGCCATGCGCTACGCCCAGCTCAGCGAGGAGAAAAACATGGCGGTCATGCGGAGCCGGGACCTCCAGCTCGAG ATCGACCAGCTCAAGCATCGGTTGAATAAGATGGAGGAGGAATGCAAGCTTGAGAGGAATCAGTCGCTGAAACTGAAGAATGACATCGAGAATCGGCCCAAGAAGGAGCAGGTTCTGGAACTGGAGCGGGAGAACGAGATGCTGAAGACCAAAATCCAGGAGCTGCAGTCCATCatccag GCTGGGAAGCGCAGCCTGCCGGACTCTGACAAGGCCATCCTGGACATCCTGGAGCATGACCGCAAGGAGGCCCTGGAGGACCGACAGGAGCTGGTCAACAAGATCTACAACCTGCAGGAGGAGGCCCGCCAGGCGGAGGAGCTGCGAGATAAG TacctggaggagaaggaggaccTGGAGCTGAAGTGCTCGACCCTCGGGAAGGACTGCGAGATGTACAAGCACCGCATGAACACGGTCATGCTGCAACTGGAGGAGGTGGAGCGGGAGCGCGACCAG GCCTTCCATTCCCGGGACGAAGCCCAGACCCAGTACTCGCAGTGCCTGATCGAGAAGGACAAGTACAGGAAGCAGATCCGCGAGCTGGAGGAGAAGAACGACGAGATGAGGATTGAGATGGTCCGGCGGGAGGCCTGCATCGTGAACCTGGAAAGCAAGCTGCGGCGCCTCTCCAGGGACAGCGGCAGCCTGGACCAg AGTCTGCCCAGGAACCTACCAGTGAccatcatctctcagaactttggggacagcagccccaggaccaACGGTCAGGAGGCTGACGATTCTTCAACCTCAGAGGAGTCACCGGAGGACAGCCGATACTTCCTGCCCTACCACCCCCCCAAGCGCAGAATGAACCTGAAAGGCATCCAG CTGCAGAGAGCCAAATCCCCCATCAGCCTGAAGCGAGCATCAGATTTTCAAG GGAGGGGACATGAAGAGGACGGCATGGACGTCAGCCCCAGTTCCTCCAGGTCCCTGCCTGTCACCAACTCCTTCTCCAAGATG CCGCACAGGAGCCGTTCCAGTATCATGTCAATCACCGCCGAGCCCCCAGGGAACGACTCCATCGTCAGACGCTATAAGGAAGATGCGCCGCATCGGAG CACAGTTGAAGAAGACAACGACAGCGGTGGGTTCGACGCCTTAGACCTTGACG ATGACAGTCATGAGCGGTGCTCCTTCGGACCCCCCTCCatccactcctcctcctcctctcaccagTCCGAGAGCCTGGACGCCTATGACCTGGAGCAGGTCAACCTCATGTTTAGAAAGTTCTCTCTGGAAAG ACCCTTCCGGCCGTCGGTCACGTCCGTGGGGCACGTGCGGGGCCCGGGGCCCTCGGTGCAGCACACCACGCTGAGCGGTGACAGCCTCATCTCCCAGCTCACCCTGCTCGGGGGCAACGCGAGCGGCACCTTCGTCCACTCTGTCAAGCCGGGCTCCCTGGCCGAGAAGGCCGGCCTCCACGAGGGCCACCAGCTGCTGCTG CTAGAAGGCTGCATCAGAGGCGAGAGGCAGAGCATCCCCTTGGATACGTGCACGAAGGAGGAGGCGCACTGGACCATCCAGAGATGCAGTGGCCCCGTCACCCTGCACTACAAGGTCAACCAGGAAG GGTACCAGAAGCTGCTGAAGGACATGGAGGAGGGCCTGATCACGTCGGGGGACTCCTTCTACATCCGGCTGAACCTGAACATCTCCAGCCAGCTGGACGCCTGCTCCATGTCCCTGAAGTGTGATGACGTCGTGCACGTCCGTGACACCATGTACCAGGACCGGCCCGAGTGGCTGTGCGCACGGGTCGACCCCTTCTCGGACCACGACCTGGACGTGGGCACCATCCCCAGCTACAGCCG agcccagcagctCCTCCTGGTCAAACTGCAGCGCCTGATGCACAGGGGCAGCCGGGAGGAGGCAGACACGGCCCACCACACCCTGAGGACCCTCCGG AACACCCTGCAGCCAGAAGACCCGCTTCCCACCACGGACCCCAGAGTCAGTCCCCGCCTGTCGCGAGCAAGCTTCCTTTTCGGCCAGCTCCTGCAG TTCGTCAGCAGGTCTGAGAACAAGTACAAGCGGATGAACAGCCACGAGCGCGTGCGCATCGTCTCGGGGGGCCCGCTGGGGAGCCTGGCCCGGTCCTCACTGGACACCTCCAAGCTCCTGACCGAGAAGCAGGAAG AGCTGGACCCGGAGAGCGAGCTCGGCAGGAACCTCAGCCTGATCCCCTACAGCCTGGTGCGCGCCTTCTACTGCGAGCGCCGCCGGCCCGTCCTCTTCACGCCCACCATGCTGGCCAAGGCACTGGTCCAGAAGCTGCTCAACTCGGGGGGCGCGATGGAGTTCACCATGTGCAAGCCAG ATGTCGTCACGAAAGACGAGTTCCTCAGAAAGCAGAAGACAGAGACCATCATCTTCTCCCGGGAGAAGAACCCCAACGCCTTTGAGTGCGTCGTCCCTGCCCACATCAAGGCCGTGGCGGACAAG AACAAGCACTGTCTGCTGGAAGCCGGGATCAGCTGCACCAGAGACCTGATCAAGTCCCAGATCTACCCCATCGTGCTCTTCATCCGGGTGTCAGAGAAGAACATCAAGAAGTTCAG
- the CARD11 gene encoding caspase recruitment domain-containing protein 11 isoform X3, translating to MPGGAPEMDDYTETLKDEEDALWENVECNRHMLSRYINPAKLTPYLRQCKVIDEQDEDEVLNAPMLPSKINRAGRLLDILHTKGQRGYVVFLESLEFYYPELYKLVTGKEPTRRFSTIVVEEGHEGLTHFLMNEVIKLQQQMKAKDMQRCELLAKSRQLEDEKKQLTLMRVELLTFQERYYKMKEERDSYNDELVKVKDDNYNLAMRYAQLSEEKNMAVMRSRDLQLEIDQLKHRLNKMEEECKLERNQSLKLKNDIENRPKKEQVLELERENEMLKTKIQELQSIIQAGKRSLPDSDKAILDILEHDRKEALEDRQELVNKIYNLQEEARQAEELRDKYLEEKEDLELKCSTLGKDCEMYKHRMNTVMLQLEEVERERDQAFHSRDEAQTQYSQCLIEKDKYRKQIRELEEKNDEMRIEMVRREACIVNLESKLRRLSRDSGSLDQSLPRNLPVTIISQNFGDSSPRTNGQEADDSSTSEESPEDSRYFLPYHPPKRRMNLKGIQLQRAKSPISLKRASDFQGRGHEEDGMDVSPSSSRSLPVTNSFSKMQPHRSRSSIMSITAEPPGNDSIVRRYKEDAPHRSTVEEDNDSGGFDALDLDDDSHERCSFGPPSIHSSSSSHQSESLDAYDLEQVNLMFRKFSLERPFRPSVTSVGHVRGPGPSVQHTTLSGDSLISQLTLLGGNASGTFVHSVKPGSLAEKAGLHEGHQLLLLEGCIRGERQSIPLDTCTKEEAHWTIQRCSGPVTLHYKVNQEGYQKLLKDMEEGLITSGDSFYIRLNLNISSQLDACSMSLKCDDVVHVRDTMYQDRPEWLCARVDPFSDHDLDVGTIPSYSRAQQLLLVKLQRLMHRGSREEADTAHHTLRTLRNTLQPEDPLPTTDPRVSPRLSRASFLFGQLLQFVSRSENKYKRMNSHERVRIVSGGPLGSLARSSLDTSKLLTEKQEELDPESELGRNLSLIPYSLVRAFYCERRRPVLFTPTMLAKALVQKLLNSGGAMEFTMCKPDVVTKDEFLRKQKTETIIFSREKNPNAFECVVPAHIKAVADKNKHCLLEAGISCTRDLIKSQIYPIVLFIRVSEKNIKKFRKMLTRPETEEEFLRLCRLKERELEALPCLYATVEVDMWGNVEELLRVLKDKICEEQRKTVWVDEDQL from the exons ATGCCAG GAGGAGCGCCAGAGATGGACGACTACACGGAGACgctgaaggatgaggaggacGCCTTGTGGGAGAATGTGGAGTGTAACCGCCACATGCTGAGTCGCTACATCAACCCAGCCAAGCTCACCCCCTACCTGCGCCAGTGCAAGGTCATCGATGAGCAAGATGAAGATGAAGTGCTTAACGCTCCCATGCTGCCGTCCAAGATCAACCGGGCAG GCCGACTCTTGGACATCCTGCACACCAAGGGGCAAAGGGGCTATGTGGTCTTCCTGGAGAGCCTGGAGTTTTACTACCCAGAACTGTACAAGCTGGTGACCGGGAAGGAGCCCACTCGGAGGTTCTCCACCATTGTGG TGGAGGAGGGCCACGAGGGCCTCACGCACTTCCTGATGAACGAGGTCATCAAGCTGCAGCAGCAGATGAAGGCCAAGGACATGCAGCGGTGCGAGCTGCTGGCCAAGTCGCGGCAGCTGGAGGACGAGAAGAAGCAGCTGACGCTGATGCGGGTGGAGCTGCTGACCTTCCAGGAGCGGTACTACAAGATGAAGGAGGAGCGGGACAGCTACAACGACGAGCTggtcaaggtgaaggacgacaacTACAACCTGGCCATGCGCTACGCCCAGCTCAGCGAGGAGAAAAACATGGCGGTCATGCGGAGCCGGGACCTCCAGCTCGAG ATCGACCAGCTCAAGCATCGGTTGAATAAGATGGAGGAGGAATGCAAGCTTGAGAGGAATCAGTCGCTGAAACTGAAGAATGACATCGAGAATCGGCCCAAGAAGGAGCAGGTTCTGGAACTGGAGCGGGAGAACGAGATGCTGAAGACCAAAATCCAGGAGCTGCAGTCCATCatccag GCTGGGAAGCGCAGCCTGCCGGACTCTGACAAGGCCATCCTGGACATCCTGGAGCATGACCGCAAGGAGGCCCTGGAGGACCGACAGGAGCTGGTCAACAAGATCTACAACCTGCAGGAGGAGGCCCGCCAGGCGGAGGAGCTGCGAGATAAG TacctggaggagaaggaggaccTGGAGCTGAAGTGCTCGACCCTCGGGAAGGACTGCGAGATGTACAAGCACCGCATGAACACGGTCATGCTGCAACTGGAGGAGGTGGAGCGGGAGCGCGACCAG GCCTTCCATTCCCGGGACGAAGCCCAGACCCAGTACTCGCAGTGCCTGATCGAGAAGGACAAGTACAGGAAGCAGATCCGCGAGCTGGAGGAGAAGAACGACGAGATGAGGATTGAGATGGTCCGGCGGGAGGCCTGCATCGTGAACCTGGAAAGCAAGCTGCGGCGCCTCTCCAGGGACAGCGGCAGCCTGGACCAg AGTCTGCCCAGGAACCTACCAGTGAccatcatctctcagaactttggggacagcagccccaggaccaACGGTCAGGAGGCTGACGATTCTTCAACCTCAGAGGAGTCACCGGAGGACAGCCGATACTTCCTGCCCTACCACCCCCCCAAGCGCAGAATGAACCTGAAAGGCATCCAG CTGCAGAGAGCCAAATCCCCCATCAGCCTGAAGCGAGCATCAGATTTTCAAG GGAGGGGACATGAAGAGGACGGCATGGACGTCAGCCCCAGTTCCTCCAGGTCCCTGCCTGTCACCAACTCCTTCTCCAAGATG CAGCCGCACAGGAGCCGTTCCAGTATCATGTCAATCACCGCCGAGCCCCCAGGGAACGACTCCATCGTCAGACGCTATAAGGAAGATGCGCCGCATCGGAG CACAGTTGAAGAAGACAACGACAGCGGTGGGTTCGACGCCTTAGACCTTGACG ATGACAGTCATGAGCGGTGCTCCTTCGGACCCCCCTCCatccactcctcctcctcctctcaccagTCCGAGAGCCTGGACGCCTATGACCTGGAGCAGGTCAACCTCATGTTTAGAAAGTTCTCTCTGGAAAG ACCCTTCCGGCCGTCGGTCACGTCCGTGGGGCACGTGCGGGGCCCGGGGCCCTCGGTGCAGCACACCACGCTGAGCGGTGACAGCCTCATCTCCCAGCTCACCCTGCTCGGGGGCAACGCGAGCGGCACCTTCGTCCACTCTGTCAAGCCGGGCTCCCTGGCCGAGAAGGCCGGCCTCCACGAGGGCCACCAGCTGCTGCTG CTAGAAGGCTGCATCAGAGGCGAGAGGCAGAGCATCCCCTTGGATACGTGCACGAAGGAGGAGGCGCACTGGACCATCCAGAGATGCAGTGGCCCCGTCACCCTGCACTACAAGGTCAACCAGGAAG GGTACCAGAAGCTGCTGAAGGACATGGAGGAGGGCCTGATCACGTCGGGGGACTCCTTCTACATCCGGCTGAACCTGAACATCTCCAGCCAGCTGGACGCCTGCTCCATGTCCCTGAAGTGTGATGACGTCGTGCACGTCCGTGACACCATGTACCAGGACCGGCCCGAGTGGCTGTGCGCACGGGTCGACCCCTTCTCGGACCACGACCTGGACGTGGGCACCATCCCCAGCTACAGCCG agcccagcagctCCTCCTGGTCAAACTGCAGCGCCTGATGCACAGGGGCAGCCGGGAGGAGGCAGACACGGCCCACCACACCCTGAGGACCCTCCGG AACACCCTGCAGCCAGAAGACCCGCTTCCCACCACGGACCCCAGAGTCAGTCCCCGCCTGTCGCGAGCAAGCTTCCTTTTCGGCCAGCTCCTGCAG TTCGTCAGCAGGTCTGAGAACAAGTACAAGCGGATGAACAGCCACGAGCGCGTGCGCATCGTCTCGGGGGGCCCGCTGGGGAGCCTGGCCCGGTCCTCACTGGACACCTCCAAGCTCCTGACCGAGAAGCAGGAAG AGCTGGACCCGGAGAGCGAGCTCGGCAGGAACCTCAGCCTGATCCCCTACAGCCTGGTGCGCGCCTTCTACTGCGAGCGCCGCCGGCCCGTCCTCTTCACGCCCACCATGCTGGCCAAGGCACTGGTCCAGAAGCTGCTCAACTCGGGGGGCGCGATGGAGTTCACCATGTGCAAGCCAG ATGTCGTCACGAAAGACGAGTTCCTCAGAAAGCAGAAGACAGAGACCATCATCTTCTCCCGGGAGAAGAACCCCAACGCCTTTGAGTGCGTCGTCCCTGCCCACATCAAGGCCGTGGCGGACAAG AACAAGCACTGTCTGCTGGAAGCCGGGATCAGCTGCACCAGAGACCTGATCAAGTCCCAGATCTACCCCATCGTGCTCTTCATCCGGGTGTCAGAGAAGAACATCAAGAAGTTCAG